The genomic DNA GGTCTCTGCAAAGAAGATTGAAACATTGAAACCTCACAATTTACTTGCAACATGACGCGGGAATGATACATGGTTTGAACATACTGCTACGGAACAATTATTAAGAGGCGAGTGCCGTCAGACAACCCCCTATTAGACCCTTATCCAGAACGATGGGAGATGATGTCTTGGTAAAAAGCTTCTATTTCTTATCAATGGTTGCGATAAGTGTTGATGAGGTTACCACCAAGACTTCTTAGAGTAGGGAGCAGAGGGTATACGGGAGGTGTTATACGTATGCAGGAGGGCACCATTGGAATAGCCTCAAATGGGGAAAAATAAGCTCGTTCACGTCGATAGAATATCACCTGCTCAGAACGACATAGGAAAAGCTTCCAAACATACTCTGTCAAATATTTTGAGTGGTATTTTTGACATAAGAATGAAGAGACACTTACTACCCGTGACAGCCTCGTTTTCCCTCGATGCTCCGAAAAGCTCGTTGTCATGCAAAGTGGACAGAAAGAAAACATAGAAATGCGTATATTTGAAACAAGCCTGAACCTCTACATCCATGGGTTACCATGGGATATTATCTTCAGTTATGAACTATACTCATCAAGGGAGATAGTAAGCATCTGAAGCATCAGCCTTGAGCATATTGCGCATATGTCTCGACCCCGGATTATTTTACACTGTGACATCGCCTAACATCTTGAGCGGAATTCCAAGACCATAAGTCAACGTAGACATGCTCGTAAATCTCGCTTCAATCTCAGTACCAGACCAAGACTTGCATCTTGGTGTCACAGAGCAGTTCCCAGCCAAGCCGAAGAGAGGCCCCCTTTCAACTCCTAAAGTAGCAAGAGTAGCGGACCCAAATATGAGGTATCGTGACATTGCCCTTTACGAAGTGTGGTCTCTATCCCCCGTCTTGCATATTGTGGAAGGTGTTTGAGGTCTTCAAACGCTGGTTGCATACTTGTACATGTTGCTACGCTCTTTTGAACATCATCAGATTGGATTTCCTGTTGTTACACGGTGAATCAAAAGCATGAAGCTTCAGACACTGTTGAATGACGAGCATGTGAAGGGCATGGTAGCTCTACAATCCAGCAGACATCACCACATGTGCCTGGCCATACCAACACAGGTAGGTACGTGACTCTTGAGCTTAGTCCCTATTACCCATATCACCATACACTTCACCAATCCCATCCAGGTAGGGTATATATGCCCACGGGTAAAGCAATTCCAAGGAATGGAATCATGTCATGAACAGGCTGTTACTCTACCACAATACAGAGCAACATGAGCACATGGCTCTCCGCATTCTACAACTTGTCAGTGCCGCATATCTTCGACTTACGAGGTAAGCCGTCTTGTTGCGGTCGCCACACGCTGTGTCGGCACTTGGGGTCGTAACCTCGGAGCTCAGTTGGGCAGTGGAGAGAAGATAGCAGTGATGTCCAAGGCAGGAGGTTGTACAGTCATGAAGTTGGGGCACAATTAAGACACGGAAGCTGATACTTGTCTTACACACAGATTATAACTCGTTTATTGGGTATGAACTAGGATGAGAACTTCTGCTCGGGTGGTGAATACCATACACTATCCTTCTCGAACCTTTGAACAGGAGGGTAACCACCCGCCTGTGCCTTGTTTCAGCTTTTCAGGTTAAAACTTAGGGACTGAGGGTCAAAGTTCAGATGGTTTAGAAGTCTGGGTTGAGATCTTTGCTAGCCGAATGGTGCTCAGTGTTTAAGTTGAGGATTGTAAGAATGGGCGAATCAGATAGCTCTCCTGACCCAAGAAGCGGGAGAGATAATGGGTGCTTGGGACTGAAACATGTTTCGTGTGGAAGTTCGGATGAGTGAGTGCGGCTCGGAGGTAAGCTTCCAGAGCCTCGAAGCTCTCATCTGGTCTCTGTGGAGGTAAGTGCATAGTTATCATTCCGAAGGAACTTATTAACTcaagaaggtgttggagatAAAACATGTCTCTTGGCGGTTAAGTGATCTTCTTTAGAGAATTCGTGTAAGATCTTGACTTTGAATTGAGGTTAATAACTGAGGATGATAagtgaggtgatggtggtccAGTGACAAATCACGTGCTCCACTTTTCGACGTCACAACGGTTGTAGCCTATCAGCTTGTCGCAATTGTGCCCCTCTATTCCTCAAGGTGACGAACTAGGAAGGCGTGAGGTAAAAGGGTAGCTCAGGTCAGGCATCAAATCAGCCATTGACTTTGGACGGAAGCTACTCATGTGGAGTTCGCTCTTCCGACGACAGGCGGGGaaaacagccaccaccaccaccaccaccaccaccatcaccagaaTCACAGCTCACCGACAACAGCGATTCGTAAGCCGCCTCACCTACACAAACGGCACCATGAGAGATCCGAACACCCTCTCTAATTATGATGCCTGGCGCACCCGGCACACCACTACCAACCTCAAGGTGGATTTCACTTCCAAATCCCTTCGCGGCAAGGTCATACTCGAGCTTGAGTCTCAGACGGACGAGAGCAGCAAGGAGATCATCCTTGACTCTAGCTACCTAGATGTTTCAGCCATTAAGCTGTCTGGGGAGTCCACCAAATGGGAGATCAAAGACCGCCAAGGAGCCAACGGATCCCCGGTTCACATTGCCGTCCCTAACGGTGCCCCCAAAGGAGATGTCGTCAAGGTCGAAATCGATGTTGCTACCACGGACAAGTGCACAGCTCTGCAGTGGTTGACTCCCGCCCAGACGAGCAATAAGAAAGCTCCGTTCATGTTCAGTCAATGCCAGGCCATTCATGCCAGGAGTTTGTTCCCTTGCCAGGATACTCCTGACGTAAAGAGCACCTATAccttcagcatcaccagcccACATGTCGTTGTTGCGAGCGGTGTCCCGGTGAAGGGTGGTGAGactgagggagagggcgacGAGAAGGTTTACAAGTTTGAGCAAAAGGTTCCTATTCCATCCTATCTCTATGCGTTGGCCTCGGGAGATATCGAGAGCGCGCCGATTGGAAGGATATCCTCTGTTGCTACCGGGCCTAATGAGCTGAAGGCTTCGCagtgggagttggagggtgATATGGACAAGTTCCTGGATGCTGCAGAGAAGATTGTCTTCCCGTATAAGTGGGGAGAGTATAAtgtgttggtgttgccgcCAAGCTTCCCTTACGGAGGTGAGTGATGGTTGAACTGTTGGTAGCGTGACATGCAAGTACTGACTTATGGTAGGCATGGAGAACCCTATCTTTACTTTTGCTACACCGACGATTATCAGCGGCGACAAGCAGAATATCGATGTCATTGCTCATGAGCTGGCTCACTCATGGAGCGGAAATCTCGTGACGAGCTGCAGTTGGGAGCACTTGTAAGTCACTGCGAGCACATTGGGAACTATTCTAGGCCTGCTTCTAACTCTAGCGTTTTAGCTGGCTGAACGAGGGCTGGACCATGTATCTTGAGCGTCGTATTCAGGCTTCGATTCACGGTAGTGAGGCTCACATCGATTTCTCCGCCATTCGCGGATGGAAAGCCCTTGGTAAGTCTCCAGGCCATATACTGCCCGGTACCTTGCTAATATCGTCTAGAGGAGTCCATTGAAGAGTTTGGCAAGGAACACGAGTTCACCAAGCTCTGCATCAGCCATAAGGGTATTGATCCAGATGATGCTTTCAGCACGGTGCCTTATGAGAAGGGCTTCCACTTCATCTACTACCTCGACAAACTTGTCGGGCGTGAGAACTTTGACAAGTTCATCCCTTATTACTTTAGCAAGTGGGCGAACAAGTCTCTTGACTCGTTCGAGTTCAAGGATACCTTCCTCGGGTTCTTCAGCGCCCCGGAATACGCCAGGCTGAATGACAAGATCGCGGAGATTGACTGGGAGGGCCGCTTTTACAACACTGGCCTTCCACCAAAGCCCGAGTTTGACACATCGCTTGTTGATGAGTGCTACAAGCTGGCAGAAAAGTGGAAGCAGAAGGATTTCCAGCCTAGCCCGTCGGACATCGAGGGATGGACTGGTAACCAAATTCTCGTTCTGTTGAACGAGGTTCAAGACTTTGAAGAGCCTTTGTCTGTCGAGCAGTCGGTATGTTCTGAACAGAGTACTCTCATTTCCTGGTCCCTATTTTCGCAAGCTGACACAGGAATAGCAATCCCTCGGCGAGACTTATGGCCTGACAGACTCCAAGAATGCTGAGCTGAAGTCGGCCTACTACCACATCGCCATGAAGGCCCAGGATACCAGCTCTTATCAGGGTGTGGCTGACCTTCTTGGGGAGGTAGGGCGCATGAAGTTTGTCCGCCCTCTGTACCGGAGCTTGAACAAGGTGGCTCGCGACCTTGCGCTGGAGACGTTTGAGAAGTACAAGGACTTTTATCATCCCATTTGCCGGCAGCTGGTTGAGAAGGACCTTGGAGTGGCTAGTAACAGTGCTTAAGCCATTCTATATCAGGCTCGAATTACCAATCAATGAACCCAACTTCACGGCGTAGCCAACGAAACAGACATTTTTGCCCGAAAGGCCAAAAACACTCCAACATTTTGTTTGTAGCACAATATTATGTTTTGGGTGTGGTATTCCCCGAAAAAATATCAGCCGCTACCTAAAAGCCCGTGGATCCTTGTAAGAGACAGGGAAGAGGGTGCTAAATGAAAGACATGCAGGTACACAGAAGCTATGATGGTATGTTTTGAGATGAATAACCAAAGATCTCGTACACATGAACTGCTCATTTGATGTACAAAACATGATCACCGGTTACTTACATGTGAAGAAAACTTAATTTCCAGCCATGACGAAGCTTTCTGCTGTCCAATAAGCTTCGGCCCCACCCTCCAGACCAGTTTGTCAACCCTGGTTCAGCGTCGAGTTCCAGCGAGCGCATGCCGCTGGCAGCGTTCGCGCTGTCGCGTTCTGTCCCCGAGTTTTGTTGACACGGAACAGCACTTCTAGAAATCCCAGATCCTCCAGAGATCGCCAACCACCCCGACAGACATAGACGAGGCGCACAGTTCCCAACAGCCATCTCCTCAGTAGCTTCTGACCTGTCGCGCGCACAACACAGGCGAAGCTTCCAAACATCCCTTCGCGCACCGCTTTGACTCTTAACCACGATACCTAGCCCAATAACTTTGACGACTCCATTTTCCTCTAGGCCCCCGCGCACCTCCCCCGCAGACACGATCTCGATAAAGACGTCCACCGTCCAGCCATTCCGCCCAgcattcccaccaccataccCGCACCGCAGTAGGAAACACGACGATAAACCCCTTCTTGTTTTTggcgtggtggaggatgcgcGCGAATGTTGTTTTACAGACTGGGAACTACATGCTGGGAAATACCACGAGGGACTAGATTGCTCGATTAGCGAAACCCATCCGACAGCTGTTTGTCCCTCCACCTCAGGGCCACAAAACAAACACGCACGAAGAAATTGGAGGTCTACTTTGTAAAGAGGAGATACACCACAAGTTCTAACCATGGCACCGGGCGCGGGCCCcgcggggggagggggaggaaataTCAAGGTGGTGGTCCGATGTCGTCCCTTCAATTCAAGAGGTAAGCGACCGCCTCCTAGGCTACAAGAGTG from Podospora pseudoanserina strain CBS 124.78 chromosome 2, whole genome shotgun sequence includes the following:
- the LAP2_1 gene encoding Leucyl aminopeptidase yscIV (EggNog:ENOG503NV5N; MEROPS:MER0002281; COG:E; COG:I; COG:O; COG:V) — its product is MWSSLFRRQAGKTATTTTTTTTITRITAHRQQRFVSRLTYTNGTMRDPNTLSNYDAWRTRHTTTNLKVDFTSKSLRGKVILELESQTDESSKEIILDSSYLDVSAIKLSGESTKWEIKDRQGANGSPVHIAVPNGAPKGDVVKVEIDVATTDKCTALQWLTPAQTSNKKAPFMFSQCQAIHARSLFPCQDTPDVKSTYTFSITSPHVVVASGVPVKGGETEGEGDEKVYKFEQKVPIPSYLYALASGDIESAPIGRISSVATGPNELKASQWELEGDMDKFLDAAEKIVFPYKWGEYNVLVLPPSFPYGGMENPIFTFATPTIISGDKQNIDVIAHELAHSWSGNLVTSCSWEHFWLNEGWTMYLERRIQASIHGSEAHIDFSAIRGWKALEESIEEFGKEHEFTKLCISHKGIDPDDAFSTVPYEKGFHFIYYLDKLVGRENFDKFIPYYFSKWANKSLDSFEFKDTFLGFFSAPEYARLNDKIAEIDWEGRFYNTGLPPKPEFDTSLVDECYKLAEKWKQKDFQPSPSDIEGWTGNQILVLLNEVQDFEEPLSVEQSQSLGETYGLTDSKNAELKSAYYHIAMKAQDTSSYQGVADLLGEVGRMKFVRPLYRSLNKVARDLALETFEKYKDFYHPICRQLVEKDLGVASNSA